From Homo sapiens chromosome 6, GRCh38.p14 Primary Assembly, the proteins below share one genomic window:
- the OR2B6 gene encoding olfactory receptor 2B6, giving the protein MNWVNDSIIQEFILLGFSDRPWLEFPLLVVFLISYTVTIFGNLTIILVSRLDTKLHTPMYFFLTNLSLLDLCYTTCTVPQMLVNLCSIRKVISYRGCVAQLFIFLALGATEYLLLAVMSFDRFVAICRPLHYSVIMHQRLCLQLAAASWVTGFSNSVWLSTLTLQLPLCDPYVIDHFLCEVPALLKLSCVETTANEAELFLVSELFHLIPLTLILISYAFIVRAVLRIQSAEGRQKAFGTCGSHLIVVSLFYSTAVSVYLQPPSPSSKDQGKMVSLFYGIIAPMLNPLIYTLRNKEVKEGFKRLVARVFLIKK; this is encoded by the coding sequence ATGAATTGGGTAAATGACAGCATCATACAGGAGTTTATTCTGCTGGGTTTCTCAGATCGACCTTGGCTGGAGTTTCCACTCCTTGTGGTCTTCTTGATTTCTTACACTGTGACCATCTTTGGCAATCTGACCATTATTCTAGTGTCACGCCTGGACACCAAACTTCATACccccatgtatttttttcttaccaatCTATCACTCCTGGATCTTTGTTACACCACATGTACAGTCCCACAAATGCTAGTAAATTTATGCAGCATCAGGAAAGTAATCAGTTATCGTGGCTGTGTAGCCCAGCTTTTCATATTTCTGGCCTTGGGGGCTACTGAATATCTTCTCCTGGCCGTCATGTCCTTTGATAGGTTTGTAGCTATTTGTCGGCCTCTCCATTACTCAGTTATCATGCACCAGAGACTCTGCCTCCAGTTGGCAGCTGCATCCTGGGTTACTGGTTTTAGTAACTCAGTGTGGTTGTCTACCCTGACTCTCCAGCTGCCACTCTGTGACCCCTATGTGATAGATCACTTTCTCTGTGAAGTCCCTGCACTGCTCAAGTTATCTTGTGTTGAGACAACAGCAAATGAGGCTGAACTATTCCTTGTCAGTGAGCTCTTCCATCTAATACCCCTGACACTCATCCTTATATCATATGCTTTTATTGTCCGAGCAGTATTGAGGATACAGTCTGCTGAAGGTCGACAAAAAGCATTTGGGACATGTGGTTCCCATCTAATTGTGGTGTCTCTTTTTTATAGTACAGCCGTCTCTGTGTACCTGCAACCACCTTCGCCCAGCTCCAAGGACCAAGGAAAGATGGTTTCTCTCTTCTATGGAATCATTGCACCCATGCTGAATCCCCTTATATATACACTTAGGAACAAGGAGGTAAAGGAAGGCTTTAAAAGGTTGGTTGCAAGAGTCTTCTTAatcaagaaataa